One region of Wyeomyia smithii strain HCP4-BCI-WySm-NY-G18 chromosome 3, ASM2978416v1, whole genome shotgun sequence genomic DNA includes:
- the LOC129732412 gene encoding uncharacterized protein LOC129732412 isoform X1, with product MSGMYGSNREAVRVKVKKCEKNVAPETRKFSVDPQITSLEVLYSILAKAFDLKTDFGISCKAPDSTGQESYLVVLSDWDLDAAFMRAHNHSIATKSEPCLYLRVDIKPFSETSEWDGSVGAGGITKELVSLQQSIGAGQKYVQNKLPGLIMNHMEKTFSLVQRALNLAEDPLMTQTIRPPLSDAEFRTFCDSVGQIVESEQLRKVIYLGGIDPSLRRVVWKHILNVYPDGMTGRERMDYMKKKSGEYFRLRDIWRTAVQQGNIVGELAYVTSMVRKDVLRTDRLHPFYAGGDDNQNIASLFNVLTTYALNHPAVSYCQGMSDIASPLLVTMADEAQAYICFCAIMTRLSCNFMLDGVAMTLKFNHLSEALQYYDSDFYAYLKMHQADDLLFCYRWLLLEMKREFAFDDSLRMLEVLWSSLPPMAPNVELALFEKEYTPFPPEDVPQPKSPCQVTMRTPRENPYTKVCALRRQSSALSLNSSTNPINIQSGFVKLNATKRLNLSLDENITRELHSSRNITKTHQSLDEAKISLVKQRKTVRSVGDDDIQERNGNYCKEETEPVDDDSDNVFASSQPNVQEGDQPVSVVAFGKNPFLDSSSEPTTPVDFVEMSTQSVTPTSQTNTVTVKEAPTKDLNVPVNETQLPLQQHSQSTKSANVAINTRNSPVTRNKSLFSTGTGSLLARQLNSQRKNFSTSGGGHFKDLKEKLAAGKKGIFASLDRTENDGLSSGDDRKPKLVKNFNEFLSFAAINRSRISDKLNNKRFLSSLDSTGSNTTLTTGSSVTIDDDSTETIEYDELKPKPLIKLTKSSFDDSDSSSFGVADSITAVSRSSDNSSFIVDDSSVSVSPVNQPQQETKSSDQDEAEDEDYFLQSHSGQDGSSPDDSQEYFPMTTSMTRELRMELENLDRHVFGSDCHNHQRFYTLSGCIDLDTPPGSGESIQNAHIFQTAYRQPDYYGLEDGMEIQPANDSFDLKEAFDDGTVRYRHKRNAVNDTDIDVDKRISSSSANADIFVWENPLHQCESSLSTTVIGEASTNMHAPTTTIIERTATTPDENPELEYDGEIIVEMAMGKKSVTPIRLVRRIGDQSSNSSNRNSMILPDSGSESDSPEQAHAVNFKFHPNNPFYDANFAEPIGRTPNFNLTNANPKGTLVIPNVTNVTMCNNSFEEASEASKVDMFVQQPAASNLNDATLPESSRTIKIAGVLPPPHEFGGGNPFLMFLCLTILLQHRDYVMKMGMDYNEMAMHFDKMVRKHNVTRVLNQARQMYAEYRRMYQQQQQQRNTSGSASMSSSMYGRLGMMSGINRGDEDSAHPRRNTTSGLTFTA from the exons ATGTCAGGAATGTATGGTTCCAATAGAGAAGCTGTGAGAGTTAAAGTCAAG AAATGCGAAAAAAACGTCGCTCCCGAGACACGCAAGTTCAGCGTGGATCCTCAGATCACCAGCCTGGAGGTTCTGTATTCGATCCTAGCTAAAGCATTTGATTTGAAGACTGATTTTGGAATTAGCTGTAAAGCTCCTGATTCAACTGGCCAGGAAAGTTATTTGGTTGTTCTATCCGACTGGGATTTAGATGCAGCATTTATGCGAGCTCACAACCATTCCATCGCAACTAAAAGCGAACCATGTCTCTATTTGAGAGTTGATATTAAACCATTCTCGGAAACTTCAGAATGGGATGGATCAGTTGGCGCGGGTGGTATAACCAAAGAGCTCGTATcgctgcagcaatcgattggcgCTGGTCAAAAATATGTGCAGAACAAACTACCTGGATTGATTATGAATCATATGGAAAAAACCTTTTCTTTAGTGCAGCGAGCATTGAATTTGGCTGAAGACCCATTGATGACCCAGACCATCCGACCACCACTATCAGATGCGGAGTTCAGAACATTTTGTGATTCTGTGGGACAGATCGTAGAATCGGAACAGTTGCGAAAGGTGATTTACCTTGGTGGTATTGATCCCAGCTTACGAAGGGTGGTTTGGAAACATATTCTTAATGTTTATCCAGACGGTATGACTGGCAGAGAACGAATGGACTACATGAAAAAGAAATCAG GAGAGTATTTCAGATTGCGTGACATTTGGCGAACGGCGGTACAACAGGGAAATATAGTGGGTGAACTAGCTTATGTTACAAGTATGGTGCGGAAGGATGTGCTTCGAACGGATCGACTGCACCCATTCTACGCAGGAGGTGATGATAATCAAAATATCGCGTCGCTTTTTAATGTACTCACAACGTATGCACTCAATCATCCTGCTGTTAGTTATTGCCAAGGAATGTCGGACATCGCCTCGCCTTTGCTAGTTACTATGGCTGACGAAGCTCAAGCGTATATATGCTTTTGCGCAATTATGACTCGGCTTAGTTGTAATTTTATGTTAGATGGTGTTGCAATGACCTTAAAATTTAATCATCTTTCCGAAGCATTGCAGTATTACGACTCGGATTTTTATGCCTATTTGAAGATGCATCAAGCAGACGATTTGTTGTTCTGTTATCGATGGCTATTGCTAGAAATGAAGCGTGAGTTTGCCTTTGATGACTCGTTACGAATGTTGGAAGTACTCTGGAGTTCACTACCACCAATGGCGCCAAATGTAGAATTAGCACTGTTTGAAAAGGAATACACGCCTTTTCCACCAGAGGACGTGCCCCAACCCAAAAGTCCTTGTCAAGTGACCATGAGAACACCACGTGAAAATCCATACACTAAAGTTTGTGCACTTCGGCGCCAAAGTTCAGCCCTTTCTTTGAATTCAAGCACTAACCCGATCAATATTCAGAGTGGTTTCGTTAAATTGAATGCTACCAAACGACTAAACTTAAGTCTAGACGAGAATATAACACGAGAACTGCATTCTAGCAGAAATATCACTAAAACTCATCAAAGTCTAGACGAAGCAAAAATCTCGCTTGTGAAACAACGAAAAACAGTTCGCAGTGTGGGGGACGATGACATACAAGAGCGCAACGGGAATTATTGCAAAGAAGAAACTGAACCAGTCGATGATGACAGTGACAATGTTTTTGCGTCATCCCAACCAAATGTTCAGGAAGGTGATCAACCCGTTTCGGTGGTAGCATTTGGAAAAAATCCTTTCTTGGATAGCTCATCTGAACCGACCACCCCGGTAGATTTTGTGGAAATGAGTACTCAATCAGTGACTCCTACCAGCCAAACAAACACAGTTACCGTAAAAGAGGCACCGACCAAAGATCTTAACGTACCAGTGAACGAAACACAATTGCCTTTACAGCAACATTCGCAATCTACCAAATCGGCAAACGTCGCTATTAATACTCGAAACTCGCCAGTTACTCGAAATAAAAGCTTGTTTTCCACCGGAACGGGGAGTCTACTAGCACGACAACTTAACAGTCAGCGAAAAAATTTCAGTACCTCAGGCGGAGGTCATTTCAAAGATTTGAAAGAAAAACTTGCAGCAGGCAAAAAAG GAATATTCGCTTCTCTGGATAGAACCGAAAATGATGGCCTTTCATCAGGTGATGATCGAAAGCCCAAGCTCgtgaaaaatttcaatgaatTCCTCAGTTTTGCAGCCATCAATCGAAGTCGAATTAGCGACAAGTTGAACAATAAACGATTTCTTTCTTCGTTGGACTCTACGGGCAGCAATACCACATTAACAACCGGTTCATCTGTAACTATAGATGATGATTCAACAGAAACTATTGAGTATGACGAGCTTAAGCCAAAACCACTGATCAAACTAACAAAATCTTCGTTCGATGACTCGGACTCTTCTAGTTTCGGAGTAGCCGACTCCATCACGGCAGTCTCTCGGTCTAGTGATAATAGTAGCTTTATTGTGGATGACAGCTCCGTGTCGGTATCTCCTGTGAATCAACCACAACAAGAGACAAAATCATCAGATCAGGATGAAGCGGAAGACGAAGATTATTTCCTTCAATCCCATAGTGGACAAGACGGCAGCAGCCCAGATGATTCACAAGAATACTTTCCCATGACAACTTCGATGACTCGAGAATTGAGAATGGAGCTGGAAAATTTAGATCGACATGTATTTGGAAGTGATTGCCACAACCATCAACGGTTCTATACATTAAGCGGTTGCATTGATTTAGATACTCCGCCTGGAAGCGGTGAATCTATACAAAATGCTCACATATTTCAAACCGCATATCGACAACCAGATTACTATGGCCTAGAGGATGGTATGGAGATACAACCAGCTAACGACAGTTTTGATTTGAAGGAAGCATTTGACGATGGTACAGTACGGTATCGTCATAAAAGAAATGCTGTGAATGATACCGATATTGACGTTGATAAGCGTATCAGCTCCTCCAGTGCCAATGCAGATATATTCGTATGGGAGAATCCTCTGCATCAATGTGAAAGTTCTCTATCGACCACAGTTATTGGCGAAGCTTCAACAAACATGCACGCACCAACAACAACCATCATAGAGCGAACTGCAACTACTCCAGATGAAAACCCAGAGCTAGAGTATGACGGCGAAATAATTGTTGAAATGGCAATGGGGAAAAAATCTGTTACCCCGATAAGATTGGTCCGGCGAATAGGTGATCAGTCTAGTAACAGTTCGAATCGTAATTCGATGATCCTTCCCGATTCAGGATCAGAATCTGATTCTCCAGAACAGGCTCACGCAGTAAATTTTAAGTTCCATCCAAACAATCCCTTCTACGATGCCAATTTCGCTGAACCAATTGGACGGACTCCTAATTTTAACTTGACTAATGCTAATCCTAAAGGAACATTGGTCATTCCGAACGTGACAAACGTTACTATGTGCAACAATTCTTTTGAAGAAGCATCGGAAGCCTCCAAAGTGGACATGTTTGTCCAACAACCAGCGGCAAGCAATCTAAATGACGCCACCTTACCAGAAAGCTCACGCACAATTAAAATAGCCGGTGTTCTTCCACCTCCGCATGAATTCGGCGGAGGAAATCCTTTTCTTATGTTCCTCTGTTTGACTATTCTACTGCAGCATCGTGACTACGTTATGAAAATGGGAATGGATTACAACGAAATGGCGATGCATTTTGATAAGATGGTGCGAAAGCATAACGTTACACGAGTCTTGAACCAGGCACGTCAAATGTACGCCGAGTATCGGAGAATGTatcagcaacagcaacaacaaaggAACACTTCCGGCAGTGCCAGTATGAGCAGCAGTATGTACGGTCGTCTAGGAATGATGTCAGGTATCAACAGAGGTGATGAAGATTCGGCTCATCCCAGACGCAACACCACCAGTGGGTTAACGTTCACGGCATAG
- the LOC129732412 gene encoding uncharacterized protein LOC129732412 isoform X2 — protein MSGMYGSNREAVRVKVKKCEKNVAPETRKFSVDPQITSLEVLYSILAKAFDLKTDFGISCKAPDSTGQESYLVVLSDWDLDAAFMRAHNHSIATKSEPCLYLRVDIKPFSETSEWDGSVGAGGITKELVSLQQSIGAGQKYVQNKLPGLIMNHMEKTFSLVQRALNLAEDPLMTQTIRPPLSDAEFRTFCDSVGQIVESEQLRKVIYLGGIDPSLRRVVWKHILNVYPDGMTGRERMDYMKKKSGEYFRLRDIWRTAVQQGNIVGELAYVTSMVRKDVLRTDRLHPFYAGGDDNQNIASLFNVLTTYALNHPAVSYCQGMSDIASPLLVTMADEAQAYICFCAIMTRLSCNFMLDGVAMTLKFNHLSEALQYYDSDFYAYLKMHQADDLLFCYRWLLLEMKREFAFDDSLRMLEVLWSSLPPMAPNVELALFEKEYTPFPPEDVPQPKSPCQVTMRTPRENPYTKVCALRRQSSALSLNSSTNPINIQSGFVKLNATKRLNLSLDENITRELHSSRNITKTHQSLDEAKISLVKQRKTVRSVGDDDIQERNGNYCKEETEPVDDDSDNVFASSQPNVQEGDQPVSVVAFGKNPFLDSSSEPTTPVDFVEMSTQSVTPTSQTNTVTVKEAPTKDLNVPVNETQLPLQQHSQSTKSANVAINTRNSPVTRNKSLFSTGTGSLLARQLNSQRKNFSTSGGGHFKDLKEKLAAGKKGIFASLDRTENDGLSSGDDRKPKLVKNFNEFLSFAAINRSRISDKLNNKRFLSSLDSTGSNTTLTTGSSVTIDDDSTETIDFGVADSITAVSRSSDNSSFIVDDSSVSVSPVNQPQQETKSSDQDEAEDEDYFLQSHSGQDGSSPDDSQEYFPMTTSMTRELRMELENLDRHVFGSDCHNHQRFYTLSGCIDLDTPPGSGESIQNAHIFQTAYRQPDYYGLEDGMEIQPANDSFDLKEAFDDGTVRYRHKRNAVNDTDIDVDKRISSSSANADIFVWENPLHQCESSLSTTVIGEASTNMHAPTTTIIERTATTPDENPELEYDGEIIVEMAMGKKSVTPIRLVRRIGDQSSNSSNRNSMILPDSGSESDSPEQAHAVNFKFHPNNPFYDANFAEPIGRTPNFNLTNANPKGTLVIPNVTNVTMCNNSFEEASEASKVDMFVQQPAASNLNDATLPESSRTIKIAGVLPPPHEFGGGNPFLMFLCLTILLQHRDYVMKMGMDYNEMAMHFDKMVRKHNVTRVLNQARQMYAEYRRMYQQQQQQRNTSGSASMSSSMYGRLGMMSGINRGDEDSAHPRRNTTSGLTFTA, from the exons ATGTCAGGAATGTATGGTTCCAATAGAGAAGCTGTGAGAGTTAAAGTCAAG AAATGCGAAAAAAACGTCGCTCCCGAGACACGCAAGTTCAGCGTGGATCCTCAGATCACCAGCCTGGAGGTTCTGTATTCGATCCTAGCTAAAGCATTTGATTTGAAGACTGATTTTGGAATTAGCTGTAAAGCTCCTGATTCAACTGGCCAGGAAAGTTATTTGGTTGTTCTATCCGACTGGGATTTAGATGCAGCATTTATGCGAGCTCACAACCATTCCATCGCAACTAAAAGCGAACCATGTCTCTATTTGAGAGTTGATATTAAACCATTCTCGGAAACTTCAGAATGGGATGGATCAGTTGGCGCGGGTGGTATAACCAAAGAGCTCGTATcgctgcagcaatcgattggcgCTGGTCAAAAATATGTGCAGAACAAACTACCTGGATTGATTATGAATCATATGGAAAAAACCTTTTCTTTAGTGCAGCGAGCATTGAATTTGGCTGAAGACCCATTGATGACCCAGACCATCCGACCACCACTATCAGATGCGGAGTTCAGAACATTTTGTGATTCTGTGGGACAGATCGTAGAATCGGAACAGTTGCGAAAGGTGATTTACCTTGGTGGTATTGATCCCAGCTTACGAAGGGTGGTTTGGAAACATATTCTTAATGTTTATCCAGACGGTATGACTGGCAGAGAACGAATGGACTACATGAAAAAGAAATCAG GAGAGTATTTCAGATTGCGTGACATTTGGCGAACGGCGGTACAACAGGGAAATATAGTGGGTGAACTAGCTTATGTTACAAGTATGGTGCGGAAGGATGTGCTTCGAACGGATCGACTGCACCCATTCTACGCAGGAGGTGATGATAATCAAAATATCGCGTCGCTTTTTAATGTACTCACAACGTATGCACTCAATCATCCTGCTGTTAGTTATTGCCAAGGAATGTCGGACATCGCCTCGCCTTTGCTAGTTACTATGGCTGACGAAGCTCAAGCGTATATATGCTTTTGCGCAATTATGACTCGGCTTAGTTGTAATTTTATGTTAGATGGTGTTGCAATGACCTTAAAATTTAATCATCTTTCCGAAGCATTGCAGTATTACGACTCGGATTTTTATGCCTATTTGAAGATGCATCAAGCAGACGATTTGTTGTTCTGTTATCGATGGCTATTGCTAGAAATGAAGCGTGAGTTTGCCTTTGATGACTCGTTACGAATGTTGGAAGTACTCTGGAGTTCACTACCACCAATGGCGCCAAATGTAGAATTAGCACTGTTTGAAAAGGAATACACGCCTTTTCCACCAGAGGACGTGCCCCAACCCAAAAGTCCTTGTCAAGTGACCATGAGAACACCACGTGAAAATCCATACACTAAAGTTTGTGCACTTCGGCGCCAAAGTTCAGCCCTTTCTTTGAATTCAAGCACTAACCCGATCAATATTCAGAGTGGTTTCGTTAAATTGAATGCTACCAAACGACTAAACTTAAGTCTAGACGAGAATATAACACGAGAACTGCATTCTAGCAGAAATATCACTAAAACTCATCAAAGTCTAGACGAAGCAAAAATCTCGCTTGTGAAACAACGAAAAACAGTTCGCAGTGTGGGGGACGATGACATACAAGAGCGCAACGGGAATTATTGCAAAGAAGAAACTGAACCAGTCGATGATGACAGTGACAATGTTTTTGCGTCATCCCAACCAAATGTTCAGGAAGGTGATCAACCCGTTTCGGTGGTAGCATTTGGAAAAAATCCTTTCTTGGATAGCTCATCTGAACCGACCACCCCGGTAGATTTTGTGGAAATGAGTACTCAATCAGTGACTCCTACCAGCCAAACAAACACAGTTACCGTAAAAGAGGCACCGACCAAAGATCTTAACGTACCAGTGAACGAAACACAATTGCCTTTACAGCAACATTCGCAATCTACCAAATCGGCAAACGTCGCTATTAATACTCGAAACTCGCCAGTTACTCGAAATAAAAGCTTGTTTTCCACCGGAACGGGGAGTCTACTAGCACGACAACTTAACAGTCAGCGAAAAAATTTCAGTACCTCAGGCGGAGGTCATTTCAAAGATTTGAAAGAAAAACTTGCAGCAGGCAAAAAAG GAATATTCGCTTCTCTGGATAGAACCGAAAATGATGGCCTTTCATCAGGTGATGATCGAAAGCCCAAGCTCgtgaaaaatttcaatgaatTCCTCAGTTTTGCAGCCATCAATCGAAGTCGAATTAGCGACAAGTTGAACAATAAACGATTTCTTTCTTCGTTGGACTCTACGGGCAGCAATACCACATTAACAACCGGTTCATCTGTAACTATAGATGATGATTCAACAGAAACTATTGA TTTCGGAGTAGCCGACTCCATCACGGCAGTCTCTCGGTCTAGTGATAATAGTAGCTTTATTGTGGATGACAGCTCCGTGTCGGTATCTCCTGTGAATCAACCACAACAAGAGACAAAATCATCAGATCAGGATGAAGCGGAAGACGAAGATTATTTCCTTCAATCCCATAGTGGACAAGACGGCAGCAGCCCAGATGATTCACAAGAATACTTTCCCATGACAACTTCGATGACTCGAGAATTGAGAATGGAGCTGGAAAATTTAGATCGACATGTATTTGGAAGTGATTGCCACAACCATCAACGGTTCTATACATTAAGCGGTTGCATTGATTTAGATACTCCGCCTGGAAGCGGTGAATCTATACAAAATGCTCACATATTTCAAACCGCATATCGACAACCAGATTACTATGGCCTAGAGGATGGTATGGAGATACAACCAGCTAACGACAGTTTTGATTTGAAGGAAGCATTTGACGATGGTACAGTACGGTATCGTCATAAAAGAAATGCTGTGAATGATACCGATATTGACGTTGATAAGCGTATCAGCTCCTCCAGTGCCAATGCAGATATATTCGTATGGGAGAATCCTCTGCATCAATGTGAAAGTTCTCTATCGACCACAGTTATTGGCGAAGCTTCAACAAACATGCACGCACCAACAACAACCATCATAGAGCGAACTGCAACTACTCCAGATGAAAACCCAGAGCTAGAGTATGACGGCGAAATAATTGTTGAAATGGCAATGGGGAAAAAATCTGTTACCCCGATAAGATTGGTCCGGCGAATAGGTGATCAGTCTAGTAACAGTTCGAATCGTAATTCGATGATCCTTCCCGATTCAGGATCAGAATCTGATTCTCCAGAACAGGCTCACGCAGTAAATTTTAAGTTCCATCCAAACAATCCCTTCTACGATGCCAATTTCGCTGAACCAATTGGACGGACTCCTAATTTTAACTTGACTAATGCTAATCCTAAAGGAACATTGGTCATTCCGAACGTGACAAACGTTACTATGTGCAACAATTCTTTTGAAGAAGCATCGGAAGCCTCCAAAGTGGACATGTTTGTCCAACAACCAGCGGCAAGCAATCTAAATGACGCCACCTTACCAGAAAGCTCACGCACAATTAAAATAGCCGGTGTTCTTCCACCTCCGCATGAATTCGGCGGAGGAAATCCTTTTCTTATGTTCCTCTGTTTGACTATTCTACTGCAGCATCGTGACTACGTTATGAAAATGGGAATGGATTACAACGAAATGGCGATGCATTTTGATAAGATGGTGCGAAAGCATAACGTTACACGAGTCTTGAACCAGGCACGTCAAATGTACGCCGAGTATCGGAGAATGTatcagcaacagcaacaacaaaggAACACTTCCGGCAGTGCCAGTATGAGCAGCAGTATGTACGGTCGTCTAGGAATGATGTCAGGTATCAACAGAGGTGATGAAGATTCGGCTCATCCCAGACGCAACACCACCAGTGGGTTAACGTTCACGGCATAG
- the LOC129732410 gene encoding cyclin-H isoform X2: protein MYPQSSQKKYWTFKSEQELSELRLKQNNNFIARHGARMTEEQKSAFFLSADEERLLLKQYELQLKEFCKRFEPPMSKCVVGTAFNYFKRFYLNNSSMDYHPKEILATCVYLSCKVEEFNVSIGQFVANIKGDRSKAMDIILSNELLLMQELNYYLTIHNPFRPIEGFLIDIKIALAAVLHAASKEQENLDSYVTESLFGAAKEKLPVLIETVKRVRSMVRTIELPQKEKVRALEKKLEKCRNQENNPDSQIYKQRMKKMYEDEDEADLMSTSYHIADGNSDVSQLNSTNPGNMSVEYHSAI from the exons ATGTATCCTCAAagttcacagaaaaaatattggacTTTTAAAAGTGAACAAGAATTATCAGAGCTAAGGTTGAAACAAAACAACAACTTCATTGCTCGGCATGGTGCAAGAATGACC GAAGAGCAAAAGTCGGCATTTTTCTTGTCCGCAGATGAAGAACGTCTACTTTTAAAACAATACGAACTGCAGCTGAAAGaattttgtaaacgatttgaaCCACCCATGTCTAAATGTGTAGTTGGAACAGCtttcaattatttcaaaagGTTCTATTTAAACAACTCATCGATGGACTATCATCCCAAAGAAATTTT GGCGACATGCGTGTACCTCTCTTGTAAGGTGGAAGAATTTAATGTGTCGATAGGCCAGTTTGTAGCTAACATCAAAGGCGATCGCAGTAAAGCAATGGACATTATACTCTCTAACGAGCTTTTGTTAATGCAGGAGCTGAATTATTATCTCACAATCCATAATCCGTTTCGACCGATTGAGGGATTTTTAATCGACATAAAG ATTGCGTTAGCGGCGGTCCTACATGCCGCTAGCAAAGAACAGGAAAACCTTGATAGCTACGTCACGGAATCACTTTTTGGAGCAGCCAAAGAAAAACTGCCAGTGCTAATCGAAACCGTCAAACGTGTCCGCTCGATGGTTCGCACTATTGAATTACCCCAGAAGGAGAAGGTTCGAGCATtagagaaaaaactggaaaagtgTCGCAATCAAGAAAACAATCCAGATAGTCAAAT CTATAAGCAACGcatgaaaaaaatgtatgaaGATGAGGATGAAGCGGACTTAATGAGTACATCCTATCATATAGCTGATGGTAACTCCGATGTTTCGCAACTGAATAGTACGAATCCGGGCAATATGTCAGTAGAATATCATTCTGCAATTTGA
- the LOC129732410 gene encoding cyclin-H isoform X1: MYPQSSQKKYWTFKSEQELSELRLKQNNNFIARHGARMTEEQKSAFFLSADEERLLLKQYELQLKEFCKRFEPPMSKCVVGTAFNYFKRFYLNNSSMDYHPKEILATCVYLSCKVEEFNVSIGQFVANIKGDRSKAMDIILSNELLLMQELNYYLTIHNPFRPIEGFLIDIKTRCNMNNPDRLRPGIEDFIDKTFLTDAILMYAPSQIALAAVLHAASKEQENLDSYVTESLFGAAKEKLPVLIETVKRVRSMVRTIELPQKEKVRALEKKLEKCRNQENNPDSQIYKQRMKKMYEDEDEADLMSTSYHIADGNSDVSQLNSTNPGNMSVEYHSAI, from the exons ATGTATCCTCAAagttcacagaaaaaatattggacTTTTAAAAGTGAACAAGAATTATCAGAGCTAAGGTTGAAACAAAACAACAACTTCATTGCTCGGCATGGTGCAAGAATGACC GAAGAGCAAAAGTCGGCATTTTTCTTGTCCGCAGATGAAGAACGTCTACTTTTAAAACAATACGAACTGCAGCTGAAAGaattttgtaaacgatttgaaCCACCCATGTCTAAATGTGTAGTTGGAACAGCtttcaattatttcaaaagGTTCTATTTAAACAACTCATCGATGGACTATCATCCCAAAGAAATTTT GGCGACATGCGTGTACCTCTCTTGTAAGGTGGAAGAATTTAATGTGTCGATAGGCCAGTTTGTAGCTAACATCAAAGGCGATCGCAGTAAAGCAATGGACATTATACTCTCTAACGAGCTTTTGTTAATGCAGGAGCTGAATTATTATCTCACAATCCATAATCCGTTTCGACCGATTGAGGGATTTTTAATCGACATAAAG ACGCGTTGCAATATGAATAATCCAGATCGGTTAAGACCCGGAATCGAAGATTTCATAGACAAAACGTTTCTTACTGATGCAATTCTAATGTACGCTCCGTCTCAG ATTGCGTTAGCGGCGGTCCTACATGCCGCTAGCAAAGAACAGGAAAACCTTGATAGCTACGTCACGGAATCACTTTTTGGAGCAGCCAAAGAAAAACTGCCAGTGCTAATCGAAACCGTCAAACGTGTCCGCTCGATGGTTCGCACTATTGAATTACCCCAGAAGGAGAAGGTTCGAGCATtagagaaaaaactggaaaagtgTCGCAATCAAGAAAACAATCCAGATAGTCAAAT CTATAAGCAACGcatgaaaaaaatgtatgaaGATGAGGATGAAGCGGACTTAATGAGTACATCCTATCATATAGCTGATGGTAACTCCGATGTTTCGCAACTGAATAGTACGAATCCGGGCAATATGTCAGTAGAATATCATTCTGCAATTTGA